A genomic region of Tamandua tetradactyla isolate mTamTet1 chromosome 2, mTamTet1.pri, whole genome shotgun sequence contains the following coding sequences:
- the CCDC163 gene encoding transmembrane protein CCDC163 isoform X3 gives MSRSLSWSEQLDVLLNATDGNVARIKQRLYPIGISTADRPRTCPFLISSAGNLGGTWTFPHHLSLQSGVQAQHSWALGTPTVPEKLSWAETHSSSSLWHEVNILRSQLQSQAQVIEALRQAVQGLLEDREQQKYQISALEVSLRSLQGSPERKALLLEQRLEGLRRELQGLRNQVQRQAQAQAQAPMQSGPEKCSVTSGFHQEVQNERQLLWEESEVLREELKLLRDQLNQHRELLLKQMAEGRQAQARSWKMLEQLQSVQEGKSHHPLQASRTEAQDARRELDLFRPSVHVLPSKLPLTSTFAMSLSSPSSEVSLLDNNNSWEILRKLDLQRHTLSNLEPSSLHLQAQSLEQEDLSLQGPKVFLSDF, from the exons ATGAGTAGAAGCCTGAGCTGGTCTGAGCAGCTTGATGTGCTTCTCAATGCTACAGACGGAAATGTGGCCCGGATTAAG CAGCGGCTGTATCCCATTGGGATCTCCACAGCAG ATAGACCGAGGACTTGTCCCTTCCTTATTTCCTCAGCAGGGAACCTGGGTGGGACCTGGACTTTCCCACATCACTTGTCTCTCCAGTCAGGAGTCCAAGCTCAACATTCCTGGGCTTTAGGGACTCCCActgtcccagagaagctgagcTGGGCTGAGACCCACAGTTCATCTTCTCTCTGGCATGAAGTTAATATTCTTCGATCCCAGCTTCAATCCCAGGCTCAG GTGATTGAGGCACTAAGGCAGGCTGTGCAGGGCCTGCTGGAAGATCGAGAGCAGCAGAAGTACCAGATCAGTGCCCTGGAAG TGTCATTAAGATCACTTCAAGGGAGCCCGGAGAGGAAAGCCCTTCTCCTGGAGCAACGCCTGGAGGGGCTGAGAAGAGAACTACAGGGCCTTCGGAACCAGGTGCAGAGGCAGGCTCAGGCCCAGGCCCAAGCCCCGATGCAGTCAGGACCAGAGAAGTGCAGTGTTACCAGTGGCTTTCACCAGGAGGTGCAGAATGA GCGGCAATTGCTGTGGGAGGAGTCAGAGGTTCTGCGGGAGGAGCTGAAGTTGCTGAGGGATCAGCTGA ACCAGCATCGAGAGCTGTTGCTAAAACAGATGGCTGAGGGACGGCAGGCTCAGGCCCGCAGCTGGAAG ATGTTGGAGCAACTGCAAAGTGTCCAAGAGGGCAAGAGTCACCACCCTCTTCAGGCTTCCAGGACAGAGGCCCAGGATGCCCGGCGGGAACTCGACCTCTTCAG gCCCTCTGTTCATGTCCTTCCATCCAAGCTGCCTCTGACCTCCACTTTTGCCATGTCTCTTTCTTCACCTAGCTCTGAAGTCAGTCTTCTGGACAATAATAATAGCTGGGAAATTTTAAGGAAGCTAG ATCTCCAGAGACATACTCTTTCCAACCTGGAGCCCAGCAGCCTTCACCTCCAGGCCCAGAGCCTTGAACAAGAGGACCTATCCCTTCAGGGCCCCAAGGTGTTCCTTAGTGATTTCTAA
- the CCDC163 gene encoding transmembrane protein CCDC163 isoform X7, producing the protein MSRSLSWSEQLDVLLNATDGNVARIKQRLYPIGISTADRPRTCPFLISSAGNLGGTWTFPHHLSLQSGVQAQHSWALGTPTVPEKLSWAETHSSSSLWHEVNILRSQLQSQAQVIEALRQAVQGLLEDREQQKYQISALEVSLRSLQGSPERKALLLEQRLEGLRRELQGLRNQVQRQAQAQAQAPMQSGPEKCSVTSGFHQEVQNERQLLWEESEVLREELKLLRDQLNQHRELLLKQMAEGRQAQARSWKAMRNCLCPREDSKCAEEANRGEGVSLAEGEVGPT; encoded by the exons ATGAGTAGAAGCCTGAGCTGGTCTGAGCAGCTTGATGTGCTTCTCAATGCTACAGACGGAAATGTGGCCCGGATTAAG CAGCGGCTGTATCCCATTGGGATCTCCACAGCAG ATAGACCGAGGACTTGTCCCTTCCTTATTTCCTCAGCAGGGAACCTGGGTGGGACCTGGACTTTCCCACATCACTTGTCTCTCCAGTCAGGAGTCCAAGCTCAACATTCCTGGGCTTTAGGGACTCCCActgtcccagagaagctgagcTGGGCTGAGACCCACAGTTCATCTTCTCTCTGGCATGAAGTTAATATTCTTCGATCCCAGCTTCAATCCCAGGCTCAG GTGATTGAGGCACTAAGGCAGGCTGTGCAGGGCCTGCTGGAAGATCGAGAGCAGCAGAAGTACCAGATCAGTGCCCTGGAAG TGTCATTAAGATCACTTCAAGGGAGCCCGGAGAGGAAAGCCCTTCTCCTGGAGCAACGCCTGGAGGGGCTGAGAAGAGAACTACAGGGCCTTCGGAACCAGGTGCAGAGGCAGGCTCAGGCCCAGGCCCAAGCCCCGATGCAGTCAGGACCAGAGAAGTGCAGTGTTACCAGTGGCTTTCACCAGGAGGTGCAGAATGA GCGGCAATTGCTGTGGGAGGAGTCAGAGGTTCTGCGGGAGGAGCTGAAGTTGCTGAGGGATCAGCTGA ACCAGCATCGAGAGCTGTTGCTAAAACAGATGGCTGAGGGACGGCAGGCTCAGGCCCGCAGCTGGAAG GCCATGAGAAACTGTCTTTGTCCACGTGAGGATTCCAAGTGTGCTGAAGAGGCCAATCGTGGGGAGGGGGTTTCCCTTGCAGAGGGAGAGGTTGGTCCTACATAG
- the CCDC163 gene encoding transmembrane protein CCDC163 isoform X6 → MSRSLSWSEQLDVLLNATDGNVARIKQRLYPIGISTADRPRTCPFLISSAGNLGGTWTFPHHLSLQSGVQAQHSWALGTPTVPEKLSWAETHSSSSLWHEVNILRSQLQSQAQVIEALRQAVQGLLEDREQQKYQISALEVSLRSLQGSPERKALLLEQRLEGLRRELQGLRNQVQRQAQAQAQAPMQSGPEKCSVTSGFHQEVQNERQLLWEESEVLREELKLLRDQLNQHRELLLKQMAEGRQAQARSWKISRDILFPTWSPAAFTSRPRALNKRTYPFRAPRCSLVISKTDRSSVMKPFLPILLSKTLFLSLLSLSV, encoded by the exons ATGAGTAGAAGCCTGAGCTGGTCTGAGCAGCTTGATGTGCTTCTCAATGCTACAGACGGAAATGTGGCCCGGATTAAG CAGCGGCTGTATCCCATTGGGATCTCCACAGCAG ATAGACCGAGGACTTGTCCCTTCCTTATTTCCTCAGCAGGGAACCTGGGTGGGACCTGGACTTTCCCACATCACTTGTCTCTCCAGTCAGGAGTCCAAGCTCAACATTCCTGGGCTTTAGGGACTCCCActgtcccagagaagctgagcTGGGCTGAGACCCACAGTTCATCTTCTCTCTGGCATGAAGTTAATATTCTTCGATCCCAGCTTCAATCCCAGGCTCAG GTGATTGAGGCACTAAGGCAGGCTGTGCAGGGCCTGCTGGAAGATCGAGAGCAGCAGAAGTACCAGATCAGTGCCCTGGAAG TGTCATTAAGATCACTTCAAGGGAGCCCGGAGAGGAAAGCCCTTCTCCTGGAGCAACGCCTGGAGGGGCTGAGAAGAGAACTACAGGGCCTTCGGAACCAGGTGCAGAGGCAGGCTCAGGCCCAGGCCCAAGCCCCGATGCAGTCAGGACCAGAGAAGTGCAGTGTTACCAGTGGCTTTCACCAGGAGGTGCAGAATGA GCGGCAATTGCTGTGGGAGGAGTCAGAGGTTCTGCGGGAGGAGCTGAAGTTGCTGAGGGATCAGCTGA ACCAGCATCGAGAGCTGTTGCTAAAACAGATGGCTGAGGGACGGCAGGCTCAGGCCCGCAGCTGGAAG ATCTCCAGAGACATACTCTTTCCAACCTGGAGCCCAGCAGCCTTCACCTCCAGGCCCAGAGCCTTGAACAAGAGGACCTATCCCTTCAGGGCCCCAAGGTGTTCCTTAGTGATTTCTAAAACTGATAGGAGTAGTGTGATGAAGCCTTTTTTGCCCATCCTCCTCTCCAAGACCCTGTTTCTTAGCCTCCTGTCTCTCTCAGTCTAG
- the CCDC163 gene encoding transmembrane protein CCDC163 isoform X2: MSRSLSWSEQLDVLLNATDGNVARIKQRLYPIGISTAAGNLGGTWTFPHHLSLQSGVQAQHSWALGTPTVPEKLSWAETHSSSSLWHEVNILRSQLQSQAQVIEALRQAVQGLLEDREQQKYQISALEVSLRSLQGSPERKALLLEQRLEGLRRELQGLRNQVQRQAQAQAQAPMQSGPEKCSVTSGFHQEVQNERQLLWEESEVLREELKLLRDQLNQHRELLLKQMAEGRQAQARSWKRERLVLHRPMVWQMLEQLQSVQEGKSHHPLQASRTEAQDARRELDLFRPSVHVLPSKLPLTSTFAMSLSSPSSEVSLLDNNNSWEILRKLDLQRHTLSNLEPSSLHLQAQSLEQEDLSLQGPKVFLSDF, translated from the exons ATGAGTAGAAGCCTGAGCTGGTCTGAGCAGCTTGATGTGCTTCTCAATGCTACAGACGGAAATGTGGCCCGGATTAAG CAGCGGCTGTATCCCATTGGGATCTCCACAGCAG CAGGGAACCTGGGTGGGACCTGGACTTTCCCACATCACTTGTCTCTCCAGTCAGGAGTCCAAGCTCAACATTCCTGGGCTTTAGGGACTCCCActgtcccagagaagctgagcTGGGCTGAGACCCACAGTTCATCTTCTCTCTGGCATGAAGTTAATATTCTTCGATCCCAGCTTCAATCCCAGGCTCAG GTGATTGAGGCACTAAGGCAGGCTGTGCAGGGCCTGCTGGAAGATCGAGAGCAGCAGAAGTACCAGATCAGTGCCCTGGAAG TGTCATTAAGATCACTTCAAGGGAGCCCGGAGAGGAAAGCCCTTCTCCTGGAGCAACGCCTGGAGGGGCTGAGAAGAGAACTACAGGGCCTTCGGAACCAGGTGCAGAGGCAGGCTCAGGCCCAGGCCCAAGCCCCGATGCAGTCAGGACCAGAGAAGTGCAGTGTTACCAGTGGCTTTCACCAGGAGGTGCAGAATGA GCGGCAATTGCTGTGGGAGGAGTCAGAGGTTCTGCGGGAGGAGCTGAAGTTGCTGAGGGATCAGCTGA ACCAGCATCGAGAGCTGTTGCTAAAACAGATGGCTGAGGGACGGCAGGCTCAGGCCCGCAGCTGGAAG AGGGAGAGGTTGGTCCTACATAGGCCGATGGTCTGGCAGATGTTGGAGCAACTGCAAAGTGTCCAAGAGGGCAAGAGTCACCACCCTCTTCAGGCTTCCAGGACAGAGGCCCAGGATGCCCGGCGGGAACTCGACCTCTTCAG gCCCTCTGTTCATGTCCTTCCATCCAAGCTGCCTCTGACCTCCACTTTTGCCATGTCTCTTTCTTCACCTAGCTCTGAAGTCAGTCTTCTGGACAATAATAATAGCTGGGAAATTTTAAGGAAGCTAG ATCTCCAGAGACATACTCTTTCCAACCTGGAGCCCAGCAGCCTTCACCTCCAGGCCCAGAGCCTTGAACAAGAGGACCTATCCCTTCAGGGCCCCAAGGTGTTCCTTAGTGATTTCTAA
- the CCDC163 gene encoding transmembrane protein CCDC163 isoform X1 yields the protein MSRSLSWSEQLDVLLNATDGNVARIKQRLYPIGISTADRPRTCPFLISSAGNLGGTWTFPHHLSLQSGVQAQHSWALGTPTVPEKLSWAETHSSSSLWHEVNILRSQLQSQAQVIEALRQAVQGLLEDREQQKYQISALEVSLRSLQGSPERKALLLEQRLEGLRRELQGLRNQVQRQAQAQAQAPMQSGPEKCSVTSGFHQEVQNERQLLWEESEVLREELKLLRDQLNQHRELLLKQMAEGRQAQARSWKRERLVLHRPMVWQMLEQLQSVQEGKSHHPLQASRTEAQDARRELDLFRPSVHVLPSKLPLTSTFAMSLSSPSSEVSLLDNNNSWEILRKLDLQRHTLSNLEPSSLHLQAQSLEQEDLSLQGPKVFLSDF from the exons ATGAGTAGAAGCCTGAGCTGGTCTGAGCAGCTTGATGTGCTTCTCAATGCTACAGACGGAAATGTGGCCCGGATTAAG CAGCGGCTGTATCCCATTGGGATCTCCACAGCAG ATAGACCGAGGACTTGTCCCTTCCTTATTTCCTCAGCAGGGAACCTGGGTGGGACCTGGACTTTCCCACATCACTTGTCTCTCCAGTCAGGAGTCCAAGCTCAACATTCCTGGGCTTTAGGGACTCCCActgtcccagagaagctgagcTGGGCTGAGACCCACAGTTCATCTTCTCTCTGGCATGAAGTTAATATTCTTCGATCCCAGCTTCAATCCCAGGCTCAG GTGATTGAGGCACTAAGGCAGGCTGTGCAGGGCCTGCTGGAAGATCGAGAGCAGCAGAAGTACCAGATCAGTGCCCTGGAAG TGTCATTAAGATCACTTCAAGGGAGCCCGGAGAGGAAAGCCCTTCTCCTGGAGCAACGCCTGGAGGGGCTGAGAAGAGAACTACAGGGCCTTCGGAACCAGGTGCAGAGGCAGGCTCAGGCCCAGGCCCAAGCCCCGATGCAGTCAGGACCAGAGAAGTGCAGTGTTACCAGTGGCTTTCACCAGGAGGTGCAGAATGA GCGGCAATTGCTGTGGGAGGAGTCAGAGGTTCTGCGGGAGGAGCTGAAGTTGCTGAGGGATCAGCTGA ACCAGCATCGAGAGCTGTTGCTAAAACAGATGGCTGAGGGACGGCAGGCTCAGGCCCGCAGCTGGAAG AGGGAGAGGTTGGTCCTACATAGGCCGATGGTCTGGCAGATGTTGGAGCAACTGCAAAGTGTCCAAGAGGGCAAGAGTCACCACCCTCTTCAGGCTTCCAGGACAGAGGCCCAGGATGCCCGGCGGGAACTCGACCTCTTCAG gCCCTCTGTTCATGTCCTTCCATCCAAGCTGCCTCTGACCTCCACTTTTGCCATGTCTCTTTCTTCACCTAGCTCTGAAGTCAGTCTTCTGGACAATAATAATAGCTGGGAAATTTTAAGGAAGCTAG ATCTCCAGAGACATACTCTTTCCAACCTGGAGCCCAGCAGCCTTCACCTCCAGGCCCAGAGCCTTGAACAAGAGGACCTATCCCTTCAGGGCCCCAAGGTGTTCCTTAGTGATTTCTAA
- the CCDC163 gene encoding transmembrane protein CCDC163 isoform X5 has translation MSRSLSWSEQLDVLLNATDGNVARIKQRLYPIGISTADRPRTCPFLISSAGNLGGTWTFPHHLSLQSGVQAQHSWALGTPTVPEKLSWAETHSSSSLWHEVNILRSQLQSQAQVIEALRQAVQGLLEDREQQKYQISALEVSLRSLQGSPERKALLLEQRLEGLRRELQGLRNQVQRQAQAQAQAPMQSGPEKCSVTSGFHQEVQNERQLLWEESEVLREELKLLRDQLNQHRELLLKQMAEGRQAQARSWKRERLVLHRPMVWQMLEQLQSVQEGKSHHPLQASRTEAQDARRELDLFRSPETYSFQPGAQQPSPPGPEP, from the exons ATGAGTAGAAGCCTGAGCTGGTCTGAGCAGCTTGATGTGCTTCTCAATGCTACAGACGGAAATGTGGCCCGGATTAAG CAGCGGCTGTATCCCATTGGGATCTCCACAGCAG ATAGACCGAGGACTTGTCCCTTCCTTATTTCCTCAGCAGGGAACCTGGGTGGGACCTGGACTTTCCCACATCACTTGTCTCTCCAGTCAGGAGTCCAAGCTCAACATTCCTGGGCTTTAGGGACTCCCActgtcccagagaagctgagcTGGGCTGAGACCCACAGTTCATCTTCTCTCTGGCATGAAGTTAATATTCTTCGATCCCAGCTTCAATCCCAGGCTCAG GTGATTGAGGCACTAAGGCAGGCTGTGCAGGGCCTGCTGGAAGATCGAGAGCAGCAGAAGTACCAGATCAGTGCCCTGGAAG TGTCATTAAGATCACTTCAAGGGAGCCCGGAGAGGAAAGCCCTTCTCCTGGAGCAACGCCTGGAGGGGCTGAGAAGAGAACTACAGGGCCTTCGGAACCAGGTGCAGAGGCAGGCTCAGGCCCAGGCCCAAGCCCCGATGCAGTCAGGACCAGAGAAGTGCAGTGTTACCAGTGGCTTTCACCAGGAGGTGCAGAATGA GCGGCAATTGCTGTGGGAGGAGTCAGAGGTTCTGCGGGAGGAGCTGAAGTTGCTGAGGGATCAGCTGA ACCAGCATCGAGAGCTGTTGCTAAAACAGATGGCTGAGGGACGGCAGGCTCAGGCCCGCAGCTGGAAG AGGGAGAGGTTGGTCCTACATAGGCCGATGGTCTGGCAGATGTTGGAGCAACTGCAAAGTGTCCAAGAGGGCAAGAGTCACCACCCTCTTCAGGCTTCCAGGACAGAGGCCCAGGATGCCCGGCGGGAACTCGACCTCTTCAG ATCTCCAGAGACATACTCTTTCCAACCTGGAGCCCAGCAGCCTTCACCTCCAGGCCCAGAGCCTTGA
- the CCDC163 gene encoding transmembrane protein CCDC163 isoform X4, whose protein sequence is MSRSLSWSEQLDVLLNATDGNVARIKQRLYPIGISTADRPRTCPFLISSAGNLGGTWTFPHHLSLQSGVQAQHSWALGTPTVPEKLSWAETHSSSSLWHEVNILRSQLQSQAQVIEALRQAVQGLLEDREQQKYQISALEVSLRSLQGSPERKALLLEQRLEGLRRELQGLRNQVQRQAQAQAQAPMQSGPEKCSVTSGFHQEVQNERQLLWEESEVLREELKLLRDQLNQHRELLLKQMAEGRQAQARSWKRERLVLHRPMVWQMLEQLQSVQEGKSHHPLQASRTEAQDARRELDLFSSEVSLLDNNNSWEILRKLDLQRHTLSNLEPSSLHLQAQSLEQEDLSLQGPKVFLSDF, encoded by the exons ATGAGTAGAAGCCTGAGCTGGTCTGAGCAGCTTGATGTGCTTCTCAATGCTACAGACGGAAATGTGGCCCGGATTAAG CAGCGGCTGTATCCCATTGGGATCTCCACAGCAG ATAGACCGAGGACTTGTCCCTTCCTTATTTCCTCAGCAGGGAACCTGGGTGGGACCTGGACTTTCCCACATCACTTGTCTCTCCAGTCAGGAGTCCAAGCTCAACATTCCTGGGCTTTAGGGACTCCCActgtcccagagaagctgagcTGGGCTGAGACCCACAGTTCATCTTCTCTCTGGCATGAAGTTAATATTCTTCGATCCCAGCTTCAATCCCAGGCTCAG GTGATTGAGGCACTAAGGCAGGCTGTGCAGGGCCTGCTGGAAGATCGAGAGCAGCAGAAGTACCAGATCAGTGCCCTGGAAG TGTCATTAAGATCACTTCAAGGGAGCCCGGAGAGGAAAGCCCTTCTCCTGGAGCAACGCCTGGAGGGGCTGAGAAGAGAACTACAGGGCCTTCGGAACCAGGTGCAGAGGCAGGCTCAGGCCCAGGCCCAAGCCCCGATGCAGTCAGGACCAGAGAAGTGCAGTGTTACCAGTGGCTTTCACCAGGAGGTGCAGAATGA GCGGCAATTGCTGTGGGAGGAGTCAGAGGTTCTGCGGGAGGAGCTGAAGTTGCTGAGGGATCAGCTGA ACCAGCATCGAGAGCTGTTGCTAAAACAGATGGCTGAGGGACGGCAGGCTCAGGCCCGCAGCTGGAAG AGGGAGAGGTTGGTCCTACATAGGCCGATGGTCTGGCAGATGTTGGAGCAACTGCAAAGTGTCCAAGAGGGCAAGAGTCACCACCCTCTTCAGGCTTCCAGGACAGAGGCCCAGGATGCCCGGCGGGAACTCGACCTCTTCAG CTCTGAAGTCAGTCTTCTGGACAATAATAATAGCTGGGAAATTTTAAGGAAGCTAG ATCTCCAGAGACATACTCTTTCCAACCTGGAGCCCAGCAGCCTTCACCTCCAGGCCCAGAGCCTTGAACAAGAGGACCTATCCCTTCAGGGCCCCAAGGTGTTCCTTAGTGATTTCTAA